A section of the Pristiophorus japonicus isolate sPriJap1 chromosome 4, sPriJap1.hap1, whole genome shotgun sequence genome encodes:
- the LOC139263161 gene encoding transmembrane protein 229b-like has product MAASEPLSALSRWYLYAIHGYFCEVMFTAAWDFVVHFNWKFPGVTSVWALFIYGTSMLIVERMYLYLRDRCCIPARCLIYTIWTYIWEFSTGYILRQFNACPWDYSQFDFDFMGLITLEYAIPWLCASFIMEQLVIRNTLRLRFDQHQPEPRLPAGAMANGHVKSD; this is encoded by the coding sequence ATGGCTGCATCAGAGCCCCTGAGTGCCCTCTCCCGCTGGTATCTCTACGCCATCCACGGCTACTTCTGCGAGGTGATGTTCACGGCGGCGTGGGATTTCGTGGTCCATTTCAACTGGAAGTTCCCCGGGGTCACCAGCGTCTGGGCCCTTTTCATCTACGGCACGTCCATGCTGATCGTGGAGAGGATGTACCTCTACCTCAGGGACAGGTGCTGCATCCCGGCCCGCTGCCTCATCTACACCATCTGGACCTACATCTGGGAGTTCTCCACCGGCTACATTTTGCGCCAGTTCAACGCCTGCCCCTGGGACTACTCGCAGTTCGACTTTGACTTCATGGGCTTGATCACGCTCGAGTACGCCATCCCCTGGCTCTGCGCCTCCTTCATCATGGAGCAGCTAGTGATCCGGAACACGCTGCGCCTGCGCTTCGACCAGCACCAGCCCGAGCCCCGGCTGCCCGCCGGCGCCATGGCGAATGGACACGTCAAATCCGACTGA